Below is a genomic region from Macaca fascicularis isolate 582-1 chromosome 18, T2T-MFA8v1.1.
AGAGTGCTTCTTACAAAAGCTAGGACTGATTTGATGGGAATGTGCATCTGTATGGATATTTTCACATCCATGAGAAGCACAAATCCACtgcaaatgtaattaattttaacAGCACGCCAGAGTTAGCTGCAATGAGACTAActtgttttttcagtttatttccaACTCCAATACCTGTggattatatatacacacacatttgggTACAAAAAATGTACCTGTCTTTAAGCTGGCCTTAGGAACTCCTCCTACGCAAAGAGGAGTCTGAGAAAGACTACCTTTTAAAATAGACCTGTATAAACTACTTCTGTTgagtttaaaaaccaaaaaacccagcTACTTCAATAGGACATGCtgctaataaaataattctactattatcttttttttttttttttttttgagatggagtctggctctgtcgcccgggctggagtgcagtggccggatctcagctcactgcaagctccgccccccgggtttacgccattctcctgcctcagcctcccgagtagctgggactacaggcgcccgccgcctcgcccggctagttttttgtattttttagtagagacggggtttcaccgtgttagccaggatggtctcgatctcctgacctcgtgatcctcccgtctcggcctcccaaagtgctgggattacaggcttgagccaccacgcccggccattctACTATTATCTTTAAGATGATGAAAGTTTTTGgggttttcctttgttttcttgagacagggtggctcactgcagcctctaccttccaggctcaagtaatcctcctgtctcactctcccaagtcgctgggactataagtgtggcccagctaatttttttttttttttttttgcagagacagggctcttgccatattgcccacccaggctggtcttgaattccagggtcaagtgatccttctgcctcagcttcccaaactgctgggattacaggcatgatccactgtgcctggcctgataaaaattttaaattcaaacttGCAATTTGTACATTAAGttgactgttttttttaaaaggctggatGAAATCTTTTTCTGTGCTTAGCAGGCCCAGACATGCAGACCAATGCTGCAGACTTAGACGTTAACACTGGTAAGCCATGGGAGACGAATTTTGCATTCTACATAAGAAGAGTAGGAACTGAAATGCCGAAAATACTTCATTGTAAAGGATATCAAGGAACATCTGTGCCATAACCACACTTGTATACAGACGGTCCCTGACTTATGATGATTTCACTTacgatttttcaactttatgatgtgGTGAAAGTGAGATGCATTCAGTAGGAACTCACTTTGAGGATCCATACAACCATTCAGTTTTTCACTTTCAGGGCAGTATTCAATACATTACATGAGAAAGTCAACACTGTATTTTACATTGGCTTTGTTTGAGATGATTTTGACCTGCCATCGGCTgctgtaagtgttctgagcatgttgaAGGTAGGCTGGGCTAAGCGGTGATGCTCAGTGGGTTAGGGGTATGAAACCCATTTTCAACTTACTCTGGGGTTGTTGGGACATTACCCGTTGTAAGTTGAGGAAGAGCTGTGTGTGTTTTTGGGCATGCGTCGCTGTAATGTAAATGCTTTCTTAGGACAAGCGCGGTGACCGGGATACTGAAAAGTTAGGTTATAAACCCAAGACCTTACCTGTAGAAGCTGGCAGGTCTGGTTAAGGCTTTCGTCACCTCCTGCACTTTCTGCCCTTTCTGATACCCAGTGTCGCAGCAAGAAGCAGGCATCAGGGAGGTAGGCTTGGAAGTCAATGTTCTGATCTTCAGAAAAACAGCCAAAATGAATGTTTCCTTCCAAAACCCATAGGCTGGATGCCAAATTCAACAGTTACACCATTGTTCTAAATGTCTCACAACTCCTGTTTGGAATTGCCCTCCAAATTCACAGGGGCAAATCTCGTATAGATTTGTATTTCATTGATGAGGCACAGTTTGTATTAAAAACGGTGCTGTGGGGACCTGACCCAGTGACGCTCTCACATGGCCATGATTTACTGAGTGCTGGGGTAGGGGAGGAAGACAAGAATTCCACTTAGGGGTGGGGCTGGCTTCTGGGCAAATTTTGATTTGGCCAGGCTGGGTAGGAAGCATGTGAGTCCGATGGAGACACCTGAACGGTGTTTCACATACAGCAGCCCAGCCTGTCAGTAGGCGCTTGCTTCAACTGTGCCCTCTCCTCCCAGGGGCCGTTTCTGGGTCTCTGAACACACAGGGTTACTTTGAAACTTGGGGCCTTTGCACAAGTTCTTCTCCGTGACTCAGCTGGCCTCTCCCTTGCCTGCTAAGGCAGATTTCTAACTCCTCTTTCAAAATTGAGCTCAGAGGCATCTCCCCCAGGAAGAAGACACCCTGACCCCCCACCCTTTCCTAACCAGGGCTGGAGAGGGGACTAGCCTTGAGCGAGCCACcttaggccgggcactgtggtaGGACTGTCTCCCTGTGACCTTGTTTGACTCCATGACACGGCACCATTGTCCTCATTTTCCAGACTCGGAAGCGAGTCACACAGCAAGCCAGGGGCAGAACCCAGAGGCAGACCCAATCTGTGCCAAGCTTAGCCTCACTGTGGCCCTGCCCTGTCACTCTAATGTTATTTAGGAATTTCAAAGGCTGTCCCCTCTGCTCCACGAACTCCAGAGTCTGGCGGCTGTGGCCAGATGGTGGCCCGTCCAGGCTCAGGCGCAGCTGGGAAAGCTGGCGCTGGTGATCTGGGGGTGGCCCAGTCCCAATCCCAGTGGAGCCAAGAGGAGGTGGCTTCTTGGCTGGCAGGTGTCTCTCAGGCCCTGGCAGTCACAGTGGGCACCCTCCTCACTCTGCTTATCACAGGCTAATAGAAAACAGGGCCCTGTTTCTCTCTGACACTTCTCTCCTGAGCCTCCTTTCTCAGTTGCAACCAGGACCACGTCTCCCCGCCCCACCCTCCTCAGCACTGCAGGACTCTGAAGCTCCCAGCTCAGGGTCACACCTCTGGCTACACTGGAGTCCTAttctgtgcttttctttctttttcaatggTTCTCTACTTTATGGAAAAGTACTTTTCATTAAATATGTGAGAACATTGTAAAATTTTATGGGAGTGAACCAAACTATTTTGGGTATCATACTtacagaagcttttttttttttttttaatttaaaaggagAACAGGAaacaatgttttgtttgtttgtttgtttgttttttgtttttgctttgcactttctttttttttttttttttttttttttgagacggagtctcgctgtgtctcccaggctggagtgcagtggcgcgatctcggctcactgcaagctccacctcccgggttcacgccattctcccgcctcagcctcccaagtagctgagactacaggcgcccaccaccacgcccggctagttttttgtatttttagtagagacggggtttcaccatgttagccaggatagtctcgatctcctgacctcgtgatccacccgcctcggcctcccaaagtgctgggattacaggcttgagccaccgcgcccggccgctttgcACTTTCTTATCAGATTTATAGAGACGTGAAACTCTGTAAATACCAGATCTAGTAGGGGACAAACCCCAACAAGTAAAATGAACAGCCCTTGCTGCTTATGCCGTCTATATCTTCCTGCTCATGGTGGCCTCAGTTCCTTATCATTCGTCCTCACCTCACCTCTCAGGGCTCTCCTGAAAGGTCTCAGAGGAGCTTGACCAACTGCCGCGTTCTTCCGAAGGGCGATGTGGAGGCAATGGCAAGCAAAGCATGCTGGGCACGAAGGGTCTGGATCCTCCCATGTGCCTTTCATGATCCGGTGCCTGGGAAAGAGTGACCAGGGTTAAAGCCAAAGAATGACATTTAACCAAGATTCTGTTCAGTTCAGTTCCAAGATGAACACAGGAGGCGCACAACTCCAAAGGTGTTTAAAGCAGCTGGTGAGTGTATGTTCATACAACTTCCTTACGGATGTGGGTTTCCAAAGACACAAAGTCAGCCCCAGGCAAATAGGGTGGTGTCCCTAACTCCAGGGCCAGGTTCATGAGTTTCTGTCTATAGGTCTCTCTCGCTTGCATCATTGTGTTAGCCAAGTAAGACCCCCGTCGCCCCCACCCAATGCATTTTACAGAGATCTAAATTGCAGTGGCTGGCAGGATCCCCCCCATCTCAGCAGGAAGCCAGGGGGGCAGTCAGACAGCTTGGCTTTGGCCTTTCAGGCTGTTGTACTACCTGAAATAGTCCTGAAAAATATCTAGATACTTCTTTTAAGCACTGGGAGTCTGGGAGTGTTTCTTTTCAATAAGCACTTTGAACGATTAGCCTGCAGTGTTTATAAAGCCCCCAGTCCCTCTCTTATCTAATGGTTTGGGGCCAGGTGTGTCTCAAAATTCAAATCTTGTTGAATGTTAGAAAGATCATATACTACCTTATATTTTGCATGTGGGGCAGTGCCAGTAATGAAGTTAATAATTCTGCGGCAAAATGGATGTGAATTCACACCAAGTCAAACACATATAGATACAAATAGGCTCGTAACTTTTCAGCCGGGTTTTGACACCACATAAGGTCAAATGAGTCATGAAAAACTTGTAAGTTTTCAGAGGTtttttgattttggatttcttttttttttgagacagagtcttgctctgttgcccaggctggagtgcagtggcacaatttcagctcactccaacctgtgcctcatgggttcaagtgattctcctgcctcagcctccctagtagctgggactacaggcatgtaccaccacgcctggctaatttttgtatttttagtagagaaggggtttcgccatgttggccaggctggtctcgaactcctggcctcaagtgatctgcctgccttggcttcccaaagtgcgggggttacaggggtaagccaccatgCTCCTGATTTTGGAATTATTTATACGTCTAGACACTAGAGGTCCAGCTTTTGACCTCAAGGAGCTGCTTGTAACCTGCTTGGGATGGGTCAAGTTGATCTACCTGGCCACCTGCAAGGCTGGGCAGTATCCAATTATGAACCCAAGGCTGTTCTCAGGCCTCTCCTGATGCCTGGTCCTCGTGCATATGCTGTGGCATGCACGCATGCCACCCTCTTGGCCGGTACAGTCACCATGCAGGGAGGCAGGGGGTGCGACGCAGGAAAGGAGTTTGAGGCCCAGAGCAGGTGAGGATGTGGCAGCAAGGTTGGGCCATGGAATCCAAGCTCAGTGGCCCTTGGCCCCATCCTTTGTCCTGGCACCAAAGCTGCCCTTCCACCGCTGAGACTTCAAGGTCCTTTCTCATACATGAAATGGGGTGAGAACAACAGCTTTGGGATTTGGCATTTCTCATGGCCTTAGAGGAACGAGGTGACTCTGTTGTTTCATGTGCTGTAGAAGTTTCCGGAAGGAAGACAGGCCTTCATTTGCTGACATGGAGGAAGACTCATTTGTTGGGGAAATGGGTGGGATTAGGAAATATACTCAACCCCTAATTAAAGTGGTCCCGTGGTTTagattttctgaaaaagaaaagagagaagaggatgacagtcctctccttccttcaatacttcacttcttccttccctgcctctggcAGGATTATCAGGCTGGACGGGCTTCTCAGGGAATTTGTGGTGTGGTGGGGAAGGTCGCCAGGTCCGCTAGTGGCTCCATCCTAAGGTCTCCTGAAGTTTAGGAGAAACACCCCATCCGGGGACTCGTGGACAGTCTTGCTTGCCGCCCAGATGAAAACACGCCCTACTCTTCCAGAATGTATCCTGCATGGGTCCTCCTTGGTCCCCCTTCTTCTCCAGGTCACCAGCCATGAGCCCTGTGCTCACTCATGTATCCTCCAGAGGCTTCTCCTGTAAACATCTGCAAACCTCCAGCCTGAAAGCTTTACAGGCCACTCCATTTCATGTGGAAAACAGCAAGCCCAAGGAATGTACCGCAGGAAGGGTCATTACTGTGGACCAGCCTGCGGGCAGCTAGGGCTCCTGGGTCCCTTCTGCTGAGACCTGACCTAGCTGCTTAGATGTGAGACTTAGAAGCTCCCCCAGTGACCCTGCAGTGTAGCCAGAGTCGAGAGCTACTGGCCTGGTCCAGCCCTTCACCTGTTGGTTTCCTGGCCTCTGGCTTCCCAGAGCCACCCAGCTGAATGATAGGAAGTCGCGCTTCCCGGTCGCAGGTGTCCTGATTCTGCAGACCTGTGCTAGGCCTAACTGAGTCGTGTAATGACTGTGAGCGGCTCCTTTAACCTTCCCCTGAATTACTGACTGAGTGGCCTCTGTGATCCACAGGACTGAGGTTTCTCTGCACAGTTGGCTTATCAGCATcctgagggcagaggccaggCTGTCCCTTTCCCTAACCCCAGCCGAGAGACGGACGGCACCTGGCCCTCCCCATGGTGACTGACTGTTCCCTTCCTTGCAGTGCCAGGACTACCGGGGCGGCGCGCTGGCTGGGGACCTCTGCGAGGACCTGTGTGTGGCGGGAAAGCTGCTGTTCCAACGCTGCCTGCACTACGACAGGGGCAAGAAGGTGCTACAGGCCGACTGGCGCGGCCGGCCCGTGGTCCTCAAGTCCAAGGAGGAGGCCTTCTCCAGCTTCCCGCCCCTCAGCCTGTTGGaagaggaggcaggggagggtgGCCAGGACATCCCCGAGGCAGAACTCCTCCTGATGGTGGCTGGGGAGGTCAAGAGCGCTCTGGGCCTGGAGTTGTCCAACAGCAGCCTGGGGCCATGGTGGCCGGGCAGGCGGGGCCCGCGCTGGCGGGGACAGCTGGCCAGCTTGTGGGCCCTGCTGCAGCAGGAGGAGTACGTGTACTTCAGCCTGTTGCAGGACCTGAGCCCACACGTGCTGCCTGTGCTGGGCTCCTGTGGCCACTTCTACGCGGTGGAGTTCCTCGCCGCTGGCAGCCCCCACCACAGGGCACTCTTCCCCCTGGACCGGGTCCCAGGTGCCCCTGGGGGTGGCCAGGCCAGGGCCATCAGTGACATCGCGCTCAGCTTCTTGGACATGGTGAACCATTTTGACAGTGACTTTTCCCACCGCCTCCACCTCTGCGACATCAAGCCGGAAAACTTTGCCATCCGGAGCGACTTCACAGTAAGTGGCGCAGGGCGGTGTGTTTCTGTGCAGAGAATGGAGCTCTCGGGTCTGGTGGGAAGGAAATGAGAAGGTTTCTGAGCTTGTGTCCTGAGTTAGCAAACTACTATCGCTTCTGTAGCCTCAGAGAACTCCCACCTACCAGAACACGTCCTTTCGGGTGTCAGCAAGGAACAGATGCATCTCGAGTGAGAATCTGAATGAACGGAGCCCCcagtgggaggcagagggctgGGCCAGCTTTGTCCTTCCAGAAGGCTGTTCTGCTTCCTTCACCTGAGCTCTGTGGCTGCTTCGAGCTCACGTAACAGCAACCTCTCTTGCGGGTCTGTTTAACTTGTGCAGAAAACAGTCCACAGGAGGCGAGGAGCTGCCGAGGACGATGCGGGAGGATGGCCTCCGGTGTGGGGACGCTGTTCTCAAGCTGCCCATGCTCTGTGACATCAAGTAACTTTCCCCAGTGCTTTTTGTCTGGAGAGGTTCCAGTCAGTTTCTATTCCATATGTAAGACTTCTAGAGGAACAAATGGGGTTTTAGTGCCTTCCACAAGGGAAAGCCCTGCCCAGGTAGAAATACTTGCCACTGCACCACAGGGGACATGCATGCTCATCTCCACTCTGGGGCCAGGCGGCTGTGTGAGAACAGTGAGGTGTGGAAGAACAGCAGCAGGAGCCTCAGTGTCTCCGTGTAACACAAACCCCTCTCCCTTCACCCAGCTAGGCAAACACTGATGTGTCAGATTAATGCGGCTGCGATCATCCCGGTGCCCTCatgctgtgccaggcactgggaccATCCAACAGGAAGTAGTAATAAGACTGGCAGGGATGTCGTGGCTGCAGGATGGGTTTGGGGAAGGTGGCATGCTCTGCTCCCCCGCCTGCTGTAACAAGTTCATTCTTACGCGGCCAGTACCGGCAGCAGAACGGCCAGACCAGCTTAGCTCCAGTCACCTGGGCGTGCTGGTCACTGTGGGGCCTGGTTCATGGTGGGACCACGCTCTTCAGCATGGTTGCAACATAAAGGGACAAAAAGCAGGCACTGTGACTGCCAGTCATGGCCTCCAAGTCAGGTAGCCTAGGAGTGGCATGGTCTTCTGAAGGCAGCTGGAAAACTAAATTTGCTGCCAGTGTAATGCCCTCATTCCTGTGAAGGGCATCACATATCTTGCCCTGAGTGCTTTGTCCTAATGCCTCACCTCCTGCTGCCCTGGAGGGGCTGACCAGTCAGCGATGTCAGGGAAATAGCTAGGAGGTTCTGGGAGGTTCCAGGAGGTCTGTGTGCTGGGCTGGGAGCTCGGGGGGAACTCAGCCCCGCCTACAATACCCTGAGCATCTCCCAGACACTGTCCCGATATGTGTGTCAGGGGGAATGACCCACAGCCACACCGAGGCCTTGAGGAGGAAGTCAGGGAGTATCCACGCACAACCCACCTCCCCCAGCTCCGGGCAGCTGCGGGCCAGTTCTCGCCACTCAGTCACTCCCTTATTCCTCCAGCAGGTATCAGTGGGCATCAATGAGTGGGACCCAGCAGGTGCTGTAATTGTTGCGGGAACTTCAAGGATATCCGCTTCTTGAAGGAGCAGAGGCTGATGGGGTCTGTGATGCCGAGTGGGCGACATCAGATGCTTTTACACACTTGTTGATTATCCAGTTACTGGTTTGTGGGAACCACCTAAGTTGTGCCTCCAGTATCTTGCACACCATCAgcagaaaatatttgttcaaagaaATCGTGACTGTGCATCCTCAACCTAGCACCAGACTGTATTTTGTTGGCTGGTGCTGCACCGCTCAGGGCTCTTACctccactgcagccttggcctggGCAAGAatagggaggggagggcaggaggagacCCCTTTACCAGTCCTGTTCTCCACCCTTCTTGCAGACCCTGAAGTTCAAGGAATTATTTTACCCAAGATTTTGCAACTTTTAAGTGAAAACCAGCAGTAGCTGCATGACCAGAGAGCtcatttagaaatgcaaattctcagacaCCACGTCAGACCTATTGAATCTGAAATGGTGGGGGTGGGAGCCAGCAATCCCGGTCTTCAAAACAAGGCTCCTAGTTGATTCTCATGTGTGCTCAAGTTTGAGGGCTAGTGATCTCAGAGTCCCGGCAGGTGGGCCCTGCCTTTGAGCCCAGGTTGCTGGGCTGCCCTGGCAGAAGGAAGGGGCGCCTCCCAGTGGAGGTGTAAGAATTGGTCATTCACAGTCGTTCTCTCGTCTGCACACTTGCAGATCTTGAGAATGTGTCCAGTGGCTGTAAATGAATAACTAGGAACCTTCATGATCCGAAACTATTGCCAGTCAGTGATCTTTTCCAACAGATGGTATGGCTTCCTACTCCAGGGCCACAGTTTTTGGTGAAGAATGAAATAATTCTCATTCATCTTCCTGTTCTGATGCCAGGAGGAAGTTTGAAGAAGAAGAGGCAAGTTAGGTAATTTTATGCAGGAAGGACTTTATGATTCTCTTGATATTAAGAAACAtgatgtaggtttttttttttttaaaatactgttcttATTTTAGGTGCATAGGGTTATGTTTATAAGAGTTGTAATCCATTCTAGACCCCatacactaaaaattaaaaaaataaatctggctCTCCCTGGGAGATGAGAAGGAAACTATCAGAAATGGGAAGGAGAAGTTGCAAGAAGCTAAAATTCTAAGTAGGGGCCCGGGGGAGGCTGGGGAGATCGCGAGAAACCatagaaagaatagaaaagtcGTGTAGCCCCAATAATGAATTATAAAGATGAGAGATTCATTAGCATAGTCCTTATTCACGTTTAGTGTATTAACcggggtaaataatgaaatcgGCTATTTGTTTTGGCTAAATAATGGGATAGGAAAGATTAAAATGAGAAGTTGCTTACAGCGCCTGAATTAGTAATTAGGCAAAACCCCTTAAATAGAGAAAAGGTCTGTCTGTATTGTTTATCTTCATTATTCTCCacatattttgaactaaattatTCTCCCCTGCTCTGTTTTACTAAATAATCCCCAAGAAACTTCATTGCCTTCTAGCATCAATCCTGaatgaaaaactaaaaccaaaaccaaaaggtGCCTCCCAAACTGCGTAGGATTGAAGAGGCAATGACCAGCAAATGAAACCCTTTTCGAAACTcccagagggaaaaagaaaggctgATATTTCAATGCTGACCTGTGAAGGCTTGTGAAATGCCACTGACTCCATCAAGTTCATCAACTTTCCTAGTGGCTGTTTAATACCTCGAAGCTATAAACGGCTTGATTTGGGCAGATTCCAGGTTTTCTCAGGTTTGAGCtcatctgtttttgttgttggatCCAGGTGGCGGTGGAAGAGCTACATAATTTAGAAGttattctctctctgtttttgaaGTCTGTTTGGTTCGATGCCAGGAAGATAAATCTGAAGTTCCAGCGGTCATCAGGTTCTCACGATGACAGTGGAACTCAGGCGTCGCTCCTGTTCAGGGCCTCTGTGTATCAGTCCTAATTTGAGAACTTTGATATTTCCCCCACTTTGTCGTCTGACTGGTCAGTCTGAAACCAGCTGACTCAGGTAACAGACATGCCATGAAGAGAATGTAGGCACTGcccacctcagtttctccatcacACCTGGAGACCGGCCACTCAAACGAGGATTCCCTGGATTGCCTGTATTTACGGGAATAGATTCGCTGTATCTTACAGCTTTTAGAATCCTGACCCTTGAAGGTCAGAGACCCACGTGGTAAGGCAGCGGAGGGGAAATTCATGTATAAGGCCTCTCAGAGTTGCTACTTGCAAAGCTGAGAAAATGACTAAAGACGAGAAATGATACTTGTGGTGATAGTTCCAAATCCTGGGCTTTCACTGGTGGCTGCAGAGGTCCTTTTTGCAGTTAAAGCCTTCCACTGTAACTACGACAGTCGCCTGTGTAAAAGAAAATGCATGCAGACACTTTAGGGGATCAATCCACTCCCCAGGGCATGGCCGGGGCTTTCCTCTTGGCTCATGGGAGTTGTGGGATCACCTGTGACCTGGACAGTGGCACCCGCACGAGGTGAACCGAAGTTGTGAACAGGCTCTCTCTCCGCGGAGCCCACCAGTAGTCCTTTGATAGccccatgctgttttgattacaggTGGTGGCTATTGATGTGGACATGGCCTTTTTTGAACCTAAAATGAGGGAAATCCTCGAGCAAAATTGCACAGACGATGAAGACTGCAATTTCTTTGACTGTTTTTCAAGATGTGATTTACGAGTCAACAAGTGCGGAGCGCAGCGCGTCAACAACAACCTGCAGGTAAGCAGAGGCTGCCGGAGCTGCGGGGAGAGAGGGCGCTGTCTGGCTGTTTCTGCCTGCTGGCACTTCAGATACCCTCAGTGGAGCTCAAGGTCAACCTTTTCAGGCCATCCATCCGGCTCGATGTGGTCAATAAAGGCAGGAGGGTGGGGATGGGACAATCATGTGCTCTTGGTTGCCTACCCCCAGGGTTGTTGGCCAGGCGACCAGGGGCATCTGATGAGGGAGCTCCTGCAGAGCTGGCTGCTGGGCTTCCTCTTGCCCAGGCTCCACCCCACGTATCTACCACCTCTCATAAGCATGGGCACATACACGATGAGAACCCTGAGACTAATCCATCAAAGATAATACTGAGAAGGGTGCGAAGCAGTCCCGAGACACTGGCCTAACTAGAGGTTGAACAGAAACTACCATCCAGACAGGCCAGAGGTCAGTACCAGGAGGTGGtttagagaggaagaaaggagccGAGTCCAGGAGATCAGCCACAAATGGAATACATACAGGGTTCAGGCAGTCAGAGCTGGCGGGTCTCAGGTCCCCCATCTGGGGTTGGAGCATCTCCCCTCTTTTGGCAGAAGCTGTCTCTTTCTGCCCTCACTTGAGGCTTTCAGGTGACGGCGGAGACATCTGGGCCCACAGGTGCTGATCATACCCGGAGGAGGCTCCCGCAGTGTCTAGGCAGACCTCCCCTATGGCCTGGTTGCATGCAATGG
It encodes:
- the DIPK1C gene encoding divergent protein kinase domain 1C isoform X3, giving the protein MTFNQDSVQFSSKMNTGGAQLQRCLKQLCQDYRGGALAGDLCEDLCVAGKLLFQRCLHYDRGKKVLQADWRGRPVVLKSKEEAFSSFPPLSLLEEEAGEGGQDIPEAELLLMVAGEVKSALGLELSNSSLGPWWPGRRGPRWRGQLASLWALLQQEEYVYFSLLQDLSPHVLPVLGSCGHFYAVEFLAAGSPHHRALFPLDRVPGAPGGGQARAISDIALSFLDMVNHFDSDFSHRLHLCDIKPENFAIRSDFTVVAIDVDMAFFEPKMREILEQNCTDDEDCNFFDCFSRCDLRVNKCGAQRVNNNLQVICDKIFRHWFSTPLKSSAVSFQLQLQLQEAVQECADPGVPSGNTRRDAPSVFWKLRRVLRATLRELQEAEK
- the DIPK1C gene encoding divergent protein kinase domain 1C isoform X1, with the protein product MARAAGARGRAGWCGRRGRCGRCGRCGQGALLAFAAWTAGWVLAAALLLRAHPGVLSERCTNEKSRRILAALCQDYRGGALAGDLCEDLCVAGKLLFQRCLHYDRGKKVLQADWRGRPVVLKSKEEAFSSFPPLSLLEEEAGEGGQDIPEAELLLMVAGEVKSALGLELSNSSLGPWWPGRRGPRWRGQLASLWALLQQEEYVYFSLLQDLSPHVLPVLGSCGHFYAVEFLAAGSPHHRALFPLDRVPGAPGGGQARAISDIALSFLDMVNHFDSDFSHRLHLCDIKPENFAIRSDFTVVAIDVDMAFFEPKMREILEQNCTDDEDCNFFDCFSRCDLRVNKCGAQRVNNNLQVICDKIFRHWFSTPLKSSAVSFQLQLQLQEAVQECADPGVPSGNTRRDAPSVFWKLRRVLRATLRELQEAEK
- the DIPK1C gene encoding divergent protein kinase domain 1C isoform X2 — translated: MARAAGARGRAGWCGRRGRCGRCGRCGQGALLAFAAWTAGWVLAAALLLRAHPGVLSERCTNEKSRRILAALCQDYRGGALAGDLCEDLCVAGKLLFQRCLHYDRGKKVLQADWRGRPVVLKSKEEAFSSFPPLSLLEEEAGEGGQDIPEAELLLMVAGEVKSALGLELSNSSLGPWWPGRRGPRWRGQLASLWALLQQEEYVYFSLLQDLSPHVLPVLGSCGHFYAVEFLAAGSPHHRALFPLDRVPGAPGGGQARAISDIALSFLDMVNHFDSDFSHRLHLCDIKPENFAIRSDFTVVAIDVDMAFFEPKMREILEQNCTDDEDCNFFDCFSRCDLRVNKCGAQRVNNNLQLQLQLQEAVQECADPGVPSGNTRRDAPSVFWKLRRVLRATLRELQEAEK
- the DIPK1C gene encoding divergent protein kinase domain 1C isoform X4, translating into MARAAGARGRAGWCGRRGRCGRCGRCGQGALLAFAAWTAGWVLAAALLLRAHPGVLSERCTNEKSRRILAALCQDYRGGALAGDLCEDLCVAGKLLFQRCLHYDRGKKVLQADWRGRPVVLKSKEEAFSSFPPLSLLEEEAGEGGQDIPEAELLLMVAGEVKSALGLELSNSSLGPWWPGRRGPRWRGQLASLWALLQQEEYVYFSLLQDLSPHVLPVLGSCGHFYAVEFLAAGSPHHRALFPLDRVPGAPGGGQARAISDIALSFLDMVNHFDSDFSHRLHLCDIKPENFAIRSDFTVVAIDVDMAFFEPKMREILEQNCTDDEDCNFFDCFSRCDLRVNKCGAQRVNNNLQEA
- the DIPK1C gene encoding divergent protein kinase domain 1C isoform X5, with the protein product MVAGEVKSALGLELSNSSLGPWWPGRRGPRWRGQLASLWALLQQEEYVYFSLLQDLSPHVLPVLGSCGHFYAVEFLAAGSPHHRALFPLDRVPGAPGGGQARAISDIALSFLDMVNHFDSDFSHRLHLCDIKPENFAIRSDFTVVAIDVDMAFFEPKMREILEQNCTDDEDCNFFDCFSRCDLRVNKCGAQRVNNNLQVICDKIFRHWFSTPLKSSAVSFQLQLQLQEAVQECADPGVPSGNTRRDAPSVFWKLRRVLRATLRELQEAEK
- the DIPK1C gene encoding divergent protein kinase domain 1C isoform X6, whose product is MVAGEVKSALGLELSNSSLGPWWPGRRGPRWRGQLASLWALLQQEEYVYFSLLQDLSPHVLPVLGSCGHFYAVEFLAAGSPHHRALFPLDRVPGAPGGGQARAISDIALSFLDMVNHFDSDFSHRLHLCDIKPENFAIRSDFTVVAIDVDMAFFEPKMREILEQNCTDDEDCNFFDCFSRCDLRVNKCGAQRVNNNLQLQLQLQEAVQECADPGVPSGNTRRDAPSVFWKLRRVLRATLRELQEAEK